The following proteins are encoded in a genomic region of Oncorhynchus keta strain PuntledgeMale-10-30-2019 chromosome 6, Oket_V2, whole genome shotgun sequence:
- the LOC118385431 gene encoding arrestin domain-containing protein 3-like isoform X1 has product MVLGKVKTLAVCFDYLNDNNVPVYSGGDSVSGRVIIEVAGEVRVKTLNITARGVAKVRWTESRNAGANTAYTQNYTEEVEYLNHSDTLIGEERDEDSPEEALTVLNTGLHEFAFSFLLPQMPLATSFEGKHGSVRYWVRAELYRPWLLPVRVKKEFTVFEHIDINTPLLLAPQAGTKDKTLCCWFCASGPISLSAKIERKGYTPGESLQIFAEVENCSSRVVVPKAALCQTQTYFAKGKARQLQQQVAALRGDTLSQGKSQSWDGKLLHIPPVSPSILDCPLIRVEYSLMVYVDIPGGLNLSLSLPLVIGTIPLHAFTSRTSSISSYCCTVSWPERPEAPPSYSDLAVTDEQRRGCLERCEGSEVNQEGQGTLQAYITEFRFQPPPLYSEVDPNPEPSCGGQETRPLTLSLRTTLTCSEQTGNYTYR; this is encoded by the exons ATGGTGCTGGGCAAGGTGAAGACTTTAGCCGTCTGCTTCGACTATCTCAACGACAACAATGTTCCCGTTTACTCCGGTGGTGATTCGGTATCCGGGAGGGTGATCATCGAAGTCGCAGGCGAGGTTCGCGTCAAAACGCTGAACATAACCGCCAGAGGAGTAGCCAAGGTGCGGTGGACAGAGTCCCGCAACGCTGGGGCCAACACTGCCTACACTCAGAATTACACCGAGGAGGTGGAATACTTAAACCATAGCGACAcgttaataggagaggagagag ATGAAGACAGTCCAGAGGAGGCCCTGACTGTTCTCAACACAGGATTACACGAGTTCGCGTTCAGCTTCCTGCTACCACAGAT GCCCCTGGCCACGTCGTTTGAAGGGAAGCATGGTAGTGTGAGGTACTGGGTGAGAGCAGAGCTCTACAGACCATGGCTGCTGCCTGTCAGAGTCAAGAAAGAGTTCACTGTCTTTGAACACATTGACATCAACACACCACTGCTACTG GCCCCTCAAGCTGGCACTAAGGACAAGACCCTGTGTTGCTGGTTCTGTGCCTCAGGACCCATCTCACTCAGCGCCAAGATAGAGAGGAAAGGATACACACCAG gTGAGTCCCTCCAGATCTTTGCGGAGGTGGAGAACTGTTCGTCCAGGGTGGTGGTGCCCAAGGCAGCGCTGTGCCAGACCCAGACCTACTTCGCTAAGGGCAAGGCTCGACAGCTCCAACAGCAGGTGGCGGCCCTGCGTGGGGACACCCTGTCCCAGGGGAAGAGCCAGAGCTGGGATGGAAAACTGCTCCACATACCCCCGGTCTCCCCATCCATCCTGGACTGTCCACTCATTAGAGTGGAGTACTCACTGATG gtgTATGTGGACATCCCTGGGGGGTTGAACCTGTCTCTGTCGTTGCCGTTGGTGATAGGGACCATCCCTCTCCACGCATTCACCAGTCGAACCAGCAGCATCAGCAGCTACTGTTGTACCGTCAGCTGGCCAGAGAGACCTGAGG CTCCCCCCAGCTACAGTGACCTGGCGGTGACAGATGAGCAGAGGCGAGGCTGTTTGGAGCGCTgtgaggggtcagaggtcaaCCAAGAGGGCCAGGGAACGCTGCAAGCTTACATCACAGAGTTCAGATTCCAGCCCCCACCTCTTTACTCAGAG GTTGACCCTAACCCAGAGCCGAGCTGTGGAGGTCAGGAGACCCGACCCCTGACCCTCTCGCTGAGGACAACACTGACCTGCTCAGAGCaaacaggcaactacacatacagGTGA
- the LOC118385431 gene encoding arrestin domain-containing protein 3-like isoform X4, whose protein sequence is MPLATSFEGKHGSVRYWVRAELYRPWLLPVRVKKEFTVFEHIDINTPLLLAPQAGTKDKTLCCWFCASGPISLSAKIERKGYTPGESLQIFAEVENCSSRVVVPKAALCQTQTYFAKGKARQLQQQVAALRGDTLSQGKSQSWDGKLLHIPPVSPSILDCPLIRVEYSLMVYVDIPGGLNLSLSLPLVIGTIPLHAFTSRTSSISSYCCTVSWPERPEAPPSYSDLAVTDEQRRGCLERCEGSEVNQEGQGTLQAYITEFRFQPPPLYSEVDPNPEPSCGGQETRPLTLSLRTTLTCSEQTGNYTYR, encoded by the exons AT GCCCCTGGCCACGTCGTTTGAAGGGAAGCATGGTAGTGTGAGGTACTGGGTGAGAGCAGAGCTCTACAGACCATGGCTGCTGCCTGTCAGAGTCAAGAAAGAGTTCACTGTCTTTGAACACATTGACATCAACACACCACTGCTACTG GCCCCTCAAGCTGGCACTAAGGACAAGACCCTGTGTTGCTGGTTCTGTGCCTCAGGACCCATCTCACTCAGCGCCAAGATAGAGAGGAAAGGATACACACCAG gTGAGTCCCTCCAGATCTTTGCGGAGGTGGAGAACTGTTCGTCCAGGGTGGTGGTGCCCAAGGCAGCGCTGTGCCAGACCCAGACCTACTTCGCTAAGGGCAAGGCTCGACAGCTCCAACAGCAGGTGGCGGCCCTGCGTGGGGACACCCTGTCCCAGGGGAAGAGCCAGAGCTGGGATGGAAAACTGCTCCACATACCCCCGGTCTCCCCATCCATCCTGGACTGTCCACTCATTAGAGTGGAGTACTCACTGATG gtgTATGTGGACATCCCTGGGGGGTTGAACCTGTCTCTGTCGTTGCCGTTGGTGATAGGGACCATCCCTCTCCACGCATTCACCAGTCGAACCAGCAGCATCAGCAGCTACTGTTGTACCGTCAGCTGGCCAGAGAGACCTGAGG CTCCCCCCAGCTACAGTGACCTGGCGGTGACAGATGAGCAGAGGCGAGGCTGTTTGGAGCGCTgtgaggggtcagaggtcaaCCAAGAGGGCCAGGGAACGCTGCAAGCTTACATCACAGAGTTCAGATTCCAGCCCCCACCTCTTTACTCAGAG GTTGACCCTAACCCAGAGCCGAGCTGTGGAGGTCAGGAGACCCGACCCCTGACCCTCTCGCTGAGGACAACACTGACCTGCTCAGAGCaaacaggcaactacacatacagGTGA
- the LOC118385431 gene encoding arrestin domain-containing protein 3-like isoform X3 has translation MKNSRCLNYEDSPEEALTVLNTGLHEFAFSFLLPQMPLATSFEGKHGSVRYWVRAELYRPWLLPVRVKKEFTVFEHIDINTPLLLAPQAGTKDKTLCCWFCASGPISLSAKIERKGYTPGESLQIFAEVENCSSRVVVPKAALCQTQTYFAKGKARQLQQQVAALRGDTLSQGKSQSWDGKLLHIPPVSPSILDCPLIRVEYSLMVYVDIPGGLNLSLSLPLVIGTIPLHAFTSRTSSISSYCCTVSWPERPEAPPSYSDLAVTDEQRRGCLERCEGSEVNQEGQGTLQAYITEFRFQPPPLYSEVDPNPEPSCGGQETRPLTLSLRTTLTCSEQTGNYTYR, from the exons ATGAAAAATAGCAGATGTCTAAACT ATGAAGACAGTCCAGAGGAGGCCCTGACTGTTCTCAACACAGGATTACACGAGTTCGCGTTCAGCTTCCTGCTACCACAGAT GCCCCTGGCCACGTCGTTTGAAGGGAAGCATGGTAGTGTGAGGTACTGGGTGAGAGCAGAGCTCTACAGACCATGGCTGCTGCCTGTCAGAGTCAAGAAAGAGTTCACTGTCTTTGAACACATTGACATCAACACACCACTGCTACTG GCCCCTCAAGCTGGCACTAAGGACAAGACCCTGTGTTGCTGGTTCTGTGCCTCAGGACCCATCTCACTCAGCGCCAAGATAGAGAGGAAAGGATACACACCAG gTGAGTCCCTCCAGATCTTTGCGGAGGTGGAGAACTGTTCGTCCAGGGTGGTGGTGCCCAAGGCAGCGCTGTGCCAGACCCAGACCTACTTCGCTAAGGGCAAGGCTCGACAGCTCCAACAGCAGGTGGCGGCCCTGCGTGGGGACACCCTGTCCCAGGGGAAGAGCCAGAGCTGGGATGGAAAACTGCTCCACATACCCCCGGTCTCCCCATCCATCCTGGACTGTCCACTCATTAGAGTGGAGTACTCACTGATG gtgTATGTGGACATCCCTGGGGGGTTGAACCTGTCTCTGTCGTTGCCGTTGGTGATAGGGACCATCCCTCTCCACGCATTCACCAGTCGAACCAGCAGCATCAGCAGCTACTGTTGTACCGTCAGCTGGCCAGAGAGACCTGAGG CTCCCCCCAGCTACAGTGACCTGGCGGTGACAGATGAGCAGAGGCGAGGCTGTTTGGAGCGCTgtgaggggtcagaggtcaaCCAAGAGGGCCAGGGAACGCTGCAAGCTTACATCACAGAGTTCAGATTCCAGCCCCCACCTCTTTACTCAGAG GTTGACCCTAACCCAGAGCCGAGCTGTGGAGGTCAGGAGACCCGACCCCTGACCCTCTCGCTGAGGACAACACTGACCTGCTCAGAGCaaacaggcaactacacatacagGTGA
- the LOC118385431 gene encoding arrestin domain-containing protein 3-like isoform X2, with translation MFTLGPETPHNSIRDDCTSAKKDEDSPEEALTVLNTGLHEFAFSFLLPQMPLATSFEGKHGSVRYWVRAELYRPWLLPVRVKKEFTVFEHIDINTPLLLAPQAGTKDKTLCCWFCASGPISLSAKIERKGYTPGESLQIFAEVENCSSRVVVPKAALCQTQTYFAKGKARQLQQQVAALRGDTLSQGKSQSWDGKLLHIPPVSPSILDCPLIRVEYSLMVYVDIPGGLNLSLSLPLVIGTIPLHAFTSRTSSISSYCCTVSWPERPEAPPSYSDLAVTDEQRRGCLERCEGSEVNQEGQGTLQAYITEFRFQPPPLYSEVDPNPEPSCGGQETRPLTLSLRTTLTCSEQTGNYTYR, from the exons ATGTTCACCCTGGGGCCTGAAACTCCCCATAATTCAATTCGCGACgattgtacatccgctaagaaaG ATGAAGACAGTCCAGAGGAGGCCCTGACTGTTCTCAACACAGGATTACACGAGTTCGCGTTCAGCTTCCTGCTACCACAGAT GCCCCTGGCCACGTCGTTTGAAGGGAAGCATGGTAGTGTGAGGTACTGGGTGAGAGCAGAGCTCTACAGACCATGGCTGCTGCCTGTCAGAGTCAAGAAAGAGTTCACTGTCTTTGAACACATTGACATCAACACACCACTGCTACTG GCCCCTCAAGCTGGCACTAAGGACAAGACCCTGTGTTGCTGGTTCTGTGCCTCAGGACCCATCTCACTCAGCGCCAAGATAGAGAGGAAAGGATACACACCAG gTGAGTCCCTCCAGATCTTTGCGGAGGTGGAGAACTGTTCGTCCAGGGTGGTGGTGCCCAAGGCAGCGCTGTGCCAGACCCAGACCTACTTCGCTAAGGGCAAGGCTCGACAGCTCCAACAGCAGGTGGCGGCCCTGCGTGGGGACACCCTGTCCCAGGGGAAGAGCCAGAGCTGGGATGGAAAACTGCTCCACATACCCCCGGTCTCCCCATCCATCCTGGACTGTCCACTCATTAGAGTGGAGTACTCACTGATG gtgTATGTGGACATCCCTGGGGGGTTGAACCTGTCTCTGTCGTTGCCGTTGGTGATAGGGACCATCCCTCTCCACGCATTCACCAGTCGAACCAGCAGCATCAGCAGCTACTGTTGTACCGTCAGCTGGCCAGAGAGACCTGAGG CTCCCCCCAGCTACAGTGACCTGGCGGTGACAGATGAGCAGAGGCGAGGCTGTTTGGAGCGCTgtgaggggtcagaggtcaaCCAAGAGGGCCAGGGAACGCTGCAAGCTTACATCACAGAGTTCAGATTCCAGCCCCCACCTCTTTACTCAGAG GTTGACCCTAACCCAGAGCCGAGCTGTGGAGGTCAGGAGACCCGACCCCTGACCCTCTCGCTGAGGACAACACTGACCTGCTCAGAGCaaacaggcaactacacatacagGTGA